The proteins below are encoded in one region of Clostridium estertheticum:
- a CDS encoding prepilin-type N-terminal cleavage/methylation domain-containing protein: protein MIKNKNYLKNEKGFTLIEIIISIAILGIISIAFLSVFTSGIVGISNSGKKSIAHYTAQDQIESNINDPKDSPSNVVTSTKSISLTFPGNTTIVINGRQIDVTYIYGSISKKLTTFTTN from the coding sequence ATGATAAAAAATAAAAATTACTTAAAAAATGAAAAAGGCTTTACATTAATTGAAATTATTATATCCATTGCTATACTGGGGATAATTAGTATCGCTTTTCTGTCAGTGTTCACAAGTGGTATAGTTGGCATCTCAAATTCTGGGAAAAAGAGTATTGCTCATTATACCGCTCAAGATCAAATAGAAAGTAATATTAATGATCCAAAGGATTCACCAAGTAATGTAGTGACCTCAACTAAAAGTATTAGTCTTACATTTCCAGGAAATACTACAATTGTAATAAATGGACGTCAAATTGATGTAACTTACATTTATGGTAGTATATCAAAGAAATTAACGACCTTTACTACCAACTAA
- a CDS encoding PilW family protein, with the protein MSNNKRKLGFKSGFTLIELIVTIGIMGIVLAMAFSMGDFGDKSFNNGSAKSDIQSNTRLAANYITKELRYSSNAEILTALPATPDSTKKYIYVDNGILKLYYNGHITNIVGDNTNNIITTLQFQIQNLKTVDFNIQETLKNQTFHLNSTILLLNRGNNVLANKTGPVIAYSNGTIINTTPNNDLDTMFSNTITAIDKSTSSTGCVFTGGSINGKMYISTSKAVSFSGGMPINGDLYIDSDQSIDINSNGGHLGNNIVLNTKGTVSMYNSQFPLGNISISASTFNLKDNATITCTDFNVITSNVISSAGAINASGNISMKSPVISLNSRLTYNNMLLNSNSITKSSWESVSGSQAYATSKINYGDKNMNEIGCIVAPLPSNIDVYNDVFDSSLPQIRPVLNSSDYSEINSVANANMLFFSGNKTLDWSFNNYTNLIIVCKGDLTLDSSFNMSQNGKKAIIYCTGNVTANGQLNGIIIAKNISGGNGFAITGLPNNDSIFSIAKTFITKNTQAVTVTN; encoded by the coding sequence TTGAGTAATAATAAGAGAAAATTAGGCTTTAAGTCCGGATTTACACTTATTGAATTAATTGTGACTATAGGAATAATGGGAATTGTTTTAGCCATGGCCTTTTCTATGGGCGATTTTGGAGACAAATCTTTTAATAATGGTTCGGCTAAATCAGATATACAATCAAATACAAGGCTTGCGGCTAATTATATAACAAAAGAACTTAGATATAGTAGTAATGCAGAGATATTAACAGCCTTACCAGCCACTCCAGATTCAACAAAAAAATATATTTATGTTGATAATGGAATACTTAAACTATACTATAATGGTCATATAACAAACATAGTAGGAGATAATACAAATAATATTATTACTACTTTGCAATTTCAAATCCAAAATTTAAAAACAGTAGATTTTAATATTCAGGAGACTCTAAAAAATCAAACATTCCATTTAAATTCAACAATATTGTTATTAAATAGAGGTAATAATGTTTTGGCTAACAAAACTGGACCGGTAATTGCCTATTCAAATGGAACTATTATTAATACAACACCAAATAATGATTTAGATACAATGTTTTCTAACACTATAACAGCAATTGATAAATCTACAAGTAGTACCGGTTGTGTATTCACTGGTGGCTCAATAAATGGTAAAATGTATATATCTACAAGTAAAGCTGTTTCATTTTCTGGAGGTATGCCAATAAATGGAGATTTATATATAGATTCAGACCAATCAATTGATATTAACAGTAATGGAGGTCACCTTGGCAATAATATAGTCCTAAATACGAAAGGTACAGTATCAATGTATAATAGCCAATTCCCACTTGGAAATATTTCTATTTCTGCTAGTACCTTTAATTTAAAAGATAACGCAACAATTACTTGCACAGACTTTAATGTAATAACTAGTAATGTAATTAGCTCTGCTGGAGCTATAAATGCTTCTGGCAATATTTCAATGAAGTCTCCTGTTATTAGTTTAAATTCACGATTGACTTACAATAATATGTTGCTAAATTCAAACAGTATAACTAAAAGTAGTTGGGAATCTGTAAGTGGTAGTCAGGCATATGCCACTTCAAAGATAAACTATGGAGATAAAAACATGAATGAAATTGGTTGTATTGTAGCACCATTGCCAAGCAATATTGATGTGTATAATGATGTATTTGACAGTAGTTTGCCACAGATAAGACCTGTATTAAATTCTTCGGACTACAGTGAAATAAATAGTGTCGCTAATGCTAATATGCTCTTTTTTAGTGGGAATAAAACTTTAGATTGGTCCTTTAATAACTATACTAATTTGATAATAGTATGTAAAGGAGACCTTACATTAGATAGTTCTTTTAATATGAGTCAAAATGGGAAAAAGGCAATTATCTATTGTACCGGTAATGTTACTGCTAACGGTCAATTAAATGGAATTATAATAGCCAAGAATATTAGTGGAGGTAATGGATTTGCAATTACTGGTCTACCCAATAATGATAGTATTTTTAGTATTGCAAAAACATTCATTACTAAAAATACTCAAGCTGTGACAGTAACAAATTAG
- a CDS encoding DUF3267 domain-containing protein: MSFKITWKTHVMCIIIAYATVKLLGRSVDNILDNFFLKPYIFYPTKYLIINFCLYVLLLMIPISIVHESIHGLVYRIFGGKVKYGFKGIYAYTQEISGIPIDRTKFLIILLSPLIVMSIATLLLPSWLGGIIFLLNLLGASGDLYMSFKLIRYDSNSKIVDRIYGFDVV; the protein is encoded by the coding sequence ATGTCTTTTAAAATTACGTGGAAAACACATGTAATGTGTATAATAATTGCTTATGCAACGGTGAAACTCTTAGGGCGTAGTGTAGATAATATACTTGACAACTTTTTTTTGAAGCCTTATATCTTTTATCCAACTAAATACTTAATAATTAATTTTTGCTTATATGTACTGCTTTTAATGATTCCTATATCAATTGTTCATGAGAGTATTCATGGACTCGTATATAGGATTTTTGGTGGCAAAGTTAAGTATGGATTTAAGGGGATTTATGCATATACGCAAGAAATATCTGGGATACCTATAGATCGTACTAAATTTTTAATTATTCTTTTATCACCATTAATAGTAATGTCTATTGCTACGTTGTTGTTACCTAGTTGGCTAGGTGGCATAATATTTCTTCTTAACTTATTAGGTGCTTCAGGGGACTTGTATATGTCTTTTAAACTTATAAGATATGATTCTAATAGTAAGATAGTTGATAGAATATATGGATTTGATGTAGTTTAG
- a CDS encoding GreA/GreB family elongation factor: protein MNNKLTKKDVEQLQKEFDYRKGPLTMEIAHEKMVAAAHGDRSENAEYKAAKSNMYDNFRRMGYLIKMIRSAEIMDDLIGKTAGANIGNKLLIKFEGSDDIEEIELVTTLQVDIINGKFSIESPIGKVLFGKTIGDIVEVESPDGNYKIELINIIKE from the coding sequence ATGAATAATAAACTTACTAAAAAAGATGTTGAGCAGCTCCAAAAAGAATTTGATTATCGTAAGGGACCACTAACAATGGAAATTGCCCATGAAAAAATGGTAGCTGCGGCTCATGGTGATAGAAGTGAAAACGCTGAATATAAAGCTGCAAAATCAAATATGTACGATAACTTTCGAAGAATGGGTTATTTAATAAAAATGATTAGAAGCGCTGAAATTATGGATGACCTTATAGGTAAAACTGCTGGTGCAAATATAGGCAATAAATTACTGATAAAATTTGAAGGCAGTGATGATATCGAAGAAATAGAACTTGTAACAACACTTCAAGTAGATATAATAAACGGTAAATTTAGTATTGAGTCTCCAATAGGAAAAGTATTATTTGGAAAGACAATAGGAGATATAGTTGAAGTGGAGTCCCCTGATGGAAATTATAAGATAGAACTTATAAACATAATTAAGGAATAA